A genomic stretch from Anaerolinea thermophila UNI-1 includes:
- a CDS encoding Ig-like domain-containing protein, protein MTLTRFDRLVWSILAVLLLALVGITLALPRLGLPAPQPLWGEQGVGARGPVGLQFPRSVDPESAIQAVTIIPPVEGEVKWEGERLLFYPRVPFRQDETYTLSLREGVKARDGRTLKRAFAWTFTVRSPLLAYLFPSASAEIWIQNPGTAEKRAITQTGGRVFDYAVAPDGETLVYSAYNDQQGMDLWQVRRDGSENRKILDCGADWCLNPAFHPQGTWLAYSRRLAPIQQGAQPGVPRVWLLDLTSNTTQPISPDPNVSGSEPLWAPVGRRLLMWDGLSGGLRGVDLEAQQSIVIPSDMGMSATWTPNGKAILFTRMVLGETVAYAEVYRYDWDTQTIERVLGSSEMPRDYSVPVFSPDGQWMAVGLREIQEGPARQLWLFRPDGSEGTLVAGDPLINFSSFHWHPQGNAIALQQITLGSSSARPQVAILDLSTHTVSLLADDATFPQWLP, encoded by the coding sequence ATGACCCTTACCCGTTTTGACCGTCTTGTGTGGAGCATCCTTGCCGTTTTACTTCTGGCACTGGTGGGGATAACTCTTGCTCTACCCCGTCTTGGGCTGCCTGCTCCCCAACCTCTCTGGGGAGAGCAGGGTGTAGGCGCACGCGGGCCGGTGGGACTTCAATTCCCCCGCAGTGTGGACCCGGAGAGTGCCATACAAGCCGTGACCATTATTCCTCCCGTTGAGGGAGAGGTGAAATGGGAAGGAGAGCGACTGCTTTTTTATCCGCGTGTGCCGTTCCGTCAAGACGAAACCTACACCCTGAGTCTTCGTGAAGGGGTGAAAGCCCGCGATGGTAGGACGCTCAAGCGTGCTTTCGCCTGGACTTTTACGGTGAGAAGCCCTCTGCTGGCATACCTTTTTCCCAGCGCTTCAGCGGAAATCTGGATTCAAAATCCGGGGACTGCAGAAAAACGTGCCATCACCCAAACCGGCGGAAGAGTGTTTGATTACGCGGTTGCACCGGATGGCGAAACGCTGGTGTATTCGGCATACAATGATCAACAAGGCATGGATCTCTGGCAGGTGCGCCGCGATGGGAGCGAAAACCGCAAGATTCTCGACTGTGGTGCTGATTGGTGTCTTAATCCCGCTTTTCACCCTCAGGGGACATGGCTGGCATACAGCCGACGTCTGGCGCCCATTCAGCAAGGGGCTCAACCCGGTGTGCCACGGGTTTGGCTTTTGGATTTGACTTCGAACACCACCCAGCCTATCAGCCCTGACCCGAATGTGAGCGGTTCTGAGCCGTTATGGGCGCCGGTGGGGCGCCGTTTGTTGATGTGGGATGGGCTTTCAGGTGGCCTCCGCGGTGTGGACCTGGAGGCTCAGCAGTCCATCGTCATTCCTTCGGATATGGGCATGAGCGCCACCTGGACGCCCAATGGGAAAGCCATTCTTTTTACTCGCATGGTTCTTGGTGAGACGGTGGCGTACGCAGAAGTGTACCGTTACGATTGGGACACGCAAACCATCGAAAGAGTGCTGGGGAGTTCGGAAATGCCAAGGGATTACAGCGTTCCTGTATTCTCGCCCGATGGACAGTGGATGGCGGTTGGCCTGCGCGAGATTCAGGAGGGCCCTGCACGACAGTTGTGGCTTTTCCGTCCTGATGGCTCAGAAGGTACGTTGGTAGCGGGCGATCCACTGATTAATTTTTCTTCTTTTCACTGGCACCCGCAGGGTAACGCCATTGCTCTCCAGCAAATTACCCTGGGCAGTTCTTCTGCCCGTCCTCAGGTAGCCATACTGGATTTAAGCACCCACACTGTCTCGCTTCTGGCTGACGATGCTACGTTTCCCCAGTGGCTTCCCTGA
- a CDS encoding TIGR03943 family putative permease subunit: protein MKERATRSFQALVMAGLGVFLLYQVSSGGITFYIHQRFVWLVGIGALLLLVIAQTLFQSRVSDDGHLEHEHSEAEEEHQHTSTPGWVLWLMILPVMMGILLPQRGLSASVIQNRGIQTAGTLSSTTQVVQVQEIPPEQRTVLDWVRLFSQPDQRTRILGQPVDVIGFVYRDPRLPEGQFMVVRFTLTCCVADASALGLAVSWANADSLAENRWVRVRGTLDATTLDGSPVPLVLAKQVDEVPEPAQPYLYP, encoded by the coding sequence ATGAAAGAGCGTGCAACCCGTTCTTTTCAGGCGCTGGTTATGGCGGGGTTAGGGGTATTCCTGCTTTATCAGGTTAGCAGTGGTGGAATCACCTTCTATATTCACCAGCGTTTTGTCTGGTTGGTGGGCATTGGCGCACTCCTCTTACTGGTCATTGCTCAAACGCTATTTCAATCCCGTGTATCCGATGATGGGCATCTGGAGCACGAACATTCCGAGGCGGAAGAAGAACATCAGCATACCAGTACGCCCGGATGGGTCTTGTGGCTGATGATTCTTCCGGTGATGATGGGGATACTGCTGCCCCAGCGAGGACTTTCGGCAAGCGTGATTCAAAATCGAGGCATCCAAACCGCCGGGACACTTTCCTCGACTACACAGGTGGTGCAGGTGCAGGAAATCCCTCCAGAACAACGTACGGTTCTGGACTGGGTGCGGCTATTTTCTCAGCCTGATCAGCGTACCAGGATTCTCGGTCAGCCGGTGGATGTGATTGGTTTTGTGTACCGGGATCCTCGTTTGCCTGAAGGACAGTTTATGGTGGTGCGTTTTACCCTGACCTGTTGTGTTGCCGATGCCTCGGCGTTGGGCTTGGCCGTGTCTTGGGCGAATGCGGATTCTCTTGCGGAAAATCGCTGGGTGCGTGTGCGTGGAACTCTGGATGCAACCACCCTGGATGGAAGTCCCGTCCCCCTTGTGCTGGCAAAACAGGTGGATGAAGTTCCTGAACCGGCTCAACCCTACTTGTATCCATGA
- a CDS encoding permease produces the protein MFRSISKNVSPRLLRWIPWGVTGFLLFAALLRFSEAALGSLPVILTKALDTLSNFSAVFLGIFVEAVPFLLLGTLASGIVEVFVSRDELMRWVPQQGIGSALAGSLMGLFFPVCECGVVPFTRRLVRKGLPLSAGISLLLAAPVVNPIVIASTLAAFGAGPVFWGRIIASLLIAFLTGLVFTLAQPQEVLRSAPVIALPPVILPLESPAQTPLSQRIRQVLILAADEFFEMGRFLVLGALLAAFMQTFIPQAGLLVLGQGPVLSVFVMIALAILLSVCSTVDAFIALAFTGTFTTGSILAFLVFGPMVDIKSTLMFLRVFKPRAVLYLILLPLLMTALWMVGVNLWGGWG, from the coding sequence ATGTTCAGAAGCATTTCCAAAAACGTTTCTCCGCGCCTTCTTCGCTGGATTCCCTGGGGGGTGACGGGCTTTTTGCTTTTTGCAGCGCTTTTGCGCTTTAGCGAGGCGGCTTTGGGAAGCCTTCCGGTGATTTTGACGAAGGCACTGGATACGCTCTCCAACTTTTCAGCGGTTTTTCTGGGGATTTTTGTGGAAGCCGTGCCTTTCCTCTTGCTGGGCACACTGGCTTCCGGGATTGTTGAGGTTTTTGTCTCTCGGGATGAGTTAATGCGTTGGGTGCCTCAACAAGGCATTGGTTCGGCGCTGGCGGGTAGTCTGATGGGGTTGTTTTTCCCCGTGTGCGAGTGCGGCGTGGTGCCTTTCACCCGCCGGTTGGTACGCAAAGGCTTACCGCTTTCGGCTGGTATTTCTCTCTTGCTTGCGGCGCCGGTGGTTAATCCAATTGTGATTGCCAGTACCCTGGCAGCATTTGGCGCAGGACCGGTGTTCTGGGGCAGGATTATTGCTTCTCTGCTGATTGCCTTTCTCACCGGCTTGGTTTTTACTCTGGCACAACCGCAGGAAGTCCTGCGAAGCGCTCCAGTGATTGCTCTCCCGCCGGTGATTCTTCCTCTGGAATCACCCGCACAAACCCCCCTCTCTCAGCGAATCAGGCAGGTGTTGATCCTTGCCGCAGATGAGTTTTTTGAGATGGGGCGTTTTCTGGTGTTGGGGGCTTTGCTGGCGGCTTTTATGCAAACCTTCATTCCACAGGCGGGCTTGCTTGTGCTGGGGCAGGGTCCGGTGCTTTCGGTGTTTGTGATGATTGCTCTGGCAATTTTGCTTTCAGTCTGTTCTACGGTGGATGCTTTCATTGCGCTGGCATTTACCGGTACCTTTACCACGGGGTCGATTCTGGCGTTCCTGGTTTTTGGCCCTATGGTGGATATTAAATCGACTCTGATGTTCCTGCGAGTGTTCAAACCTCGCGCTGTGTTGTATCTGATTTTGTTGCCCCTGTTGATGACCGCTTTATGGATGGTTGGAGTAAATCTCTGGGGAGGATGGGGATGA
- a CDS encoding LysM peptidoglycan-binding domain-containing protein has protein sequence MIRKDSPQSVIESYRRRQQMGPFIVWGLAVLLVVVGIIILVVWFTGQNRPAISLFASPTPTATSTFTPTPVTPTSTPTVTPTETLTPTVTETPTPQGPFEYTVQEGDTCWDIAVKFEADLLVLLTLNNFGNTCPIKPGDKILVPVKGQELPTETPLPTDLPRGQKIEYIVKTGETLDIIARRFNSTIEAILKENKLTDANKISAGQKLIIPVNIVTPTPTRAPTRTTTPGGSTATPVPPTATATP, from the coding sequence ATGATACGCAAAGATTCGCCGCAAAGCGTGATTGAATCCTACCGCCGGAGACAGCAAATGGGTCCCTTCATTGTTTGGGGACTGGCTGTTCTTCTGGTGGTGGTAGGAATCATCATTCTGGTGGTGTGGTTTACCGGGCAAAATCGTCCGGCGATTAGCCTGTTTGCTTCCCCCACCCCCACGGCAACCTCAACCTTCACTCCCACACCAGTTACACCGACTTCAACACCCACGGTTACTCCCACCGAGACCCTCACCCCAACCGTGACCGAGACTCCCACACCGCAAGGTCCCTTTGAGTACACCGTTCAGGAAGGCGATACCTGCTGGGATATTGCCGTGAAGTTTGAAGCCGACCTGCTGGTGCTTCTCACCCTGAATAATTTTGGCAATACCTGCCCGATTAAACCGGGGGATAAAATCCTTGTTCCGGTAAAAGGTCAGGAACTGCCTACCGAAACTCCCCTGCCTACCGATTTGCCGCGCGGGCAGAAGATTGAGTACATTGTCAAGACGGGTGAGACCCTGGATATTATCGCTCGGCGCTTCAACAGCACCATTGAGGCGATTCTCAAGGAGAACAAACTCACCGATGCAAATAAGATTTCCGCCGGTCAAAAATTAATTATCCCGGTGAACATCGTCACGCCCACGCCTACCCGCGCGCCGACACGTACGACTACTCCGGGTGGGTCAACCGCTACACCGGTACCACCGACAGCCACGGCAACACCGTAG
- the uvrA gene encoding excinuclease ABC subunit UvrA — MTQESIRVIGAREHNLKNISVEIPRNKLVVITGLSGSGKSSLAFDTIFAEGQRRYVESLSAYARQFLGQMDKPDVDSIEGLSPAVSIDQKATSHNPRSTVGTVTEIYDYLRLLFARVGIPHCPVCGREVVKQSAQEIVDAIERMPEGTRLLVLAPIVRGRKGTYQAVLDEIRKAGFVRVRVDGVVYSLDDEIALDRYKIHTIEAVVDRIVLQRPEDAEEAQQFRSRLTDSVETALKVGEGYLTLQNLSVDPPADLFFSEHLACPEHGVSLPEIEPRTFSFNTPHGACPDCQGLGSRLEIDPDLIIPDPERSLNDGAIVALEWNGTREGGGYSWQMIEAVARHYHINLDAPVKNIPPEKLEKILYGTKGEEITIHFEGRNGRESTFRTAFEGVIPNLERRYRETNSDYIRSRIAEFMTNRPCPTCNGARLRKEALAVTVNGANIIEVTDWPILKTLEWVKELEEGSVFTPREKAISERILKEIRARLGFLVNVGLDYLTLRRSASTLSGGEAQRIRLATQIGSRLTGVLYVLDEPSIGLHPRDNGRLLETLKELRDLGNTVLVVEHDEETIQSADWIVDLGPGAGEHGGWVVAEGTVENILQNPRSLTGAYLSKRLRVPVPEKRRLGNGKKLRIIGARANNLKNIDVEIPLGKLVCITGVSGSGKSTLMVDILYNALARDLNGAHTQPGEYERIEGLEFLDKIINIDQSPIGRTPRSNPGTYTGVFDEIRLLFAELPESKMRGYKAGRFSFNVHGGRCEACQGQGQLRIEMQFLPDIYVPCDVCHGTRFNRETLQVRFKGLNIAEVLDLTVDSALELFSAFPSIVNKLRTLSDVGLGYIRIGQPATTLSGGEAQRVKLAKELSRRATGKTLYVLDEPSVGLHAADVHKLIEVLQRLVDAGNSVLIIEHNLDIIKVADYLIDLGPEGGDRGGEVIAVGTPEEVCRNPHSYTGQYLARYLAEEQQQLLRLA, encoded by the coding sequence ATGACTCAAGAATCAATTCGTGTCATTGGTGCGCGGGAACACAACCTGAAGAATATCTCGGTGGAAATTCCGCGCAATAAACTGGTGGTCATTACAGGTTTATCGGGTTCAGGCAAGTCTTCTCTTGCTTTTGACACCATTTTTGCCGAAGGTCAGCGCCGCTACGTTGAATCTCTTTCGGCGTATGCCCGGCAGTTTTTAGGGCAAATGGATAAACCCGATGTGGACTCCATAGAAGGGCTTTCTCCGGCAGTATCGATTGACCAGAAAGCCACTTCCCACAACCCGCGTTCTACCGTCGGCACGGTGACGGAAATTTACGATTACCTGCGCCTGCTTTTTGCGCGTGTGGGTATTCCCCACTGTCCGGTATGCGGACGTGAGGTGGTCAAGCAATCAGCGCAAGAAATTGTGGATGCCATAGAACGCATGCCCGAAGGCACGCGCCTGCTGGTGCTGGCGCCGATTGTGCGCGGCAGAAAAGGCACTTATCAAGCCGTGCTGGATGAAATTCGCAAGGCAGGGTTTGTCCGTGTGCGCGTGGATGGCGTGGTGTACAGCCTGGATGACGAGATTGCGCTGGATCGCTACAAAATCCATACTATCGAAGCCGTGGTGGATCGCATCGTTCTTCAACGTCCTGAGGATGCCGAAGAAGCCCAGCAGTTCCGCTCAAGGTTAACCGACTCGGTGGAAACGGCTCTCAAAGTGGGGGAAGGGTATCTTACCCTGCAAAATCTCTCGGTGGATCCCCCGGCGGATTTGTTCTTCAGCGAGCATCTGGCTTGCCCTGAACACGGGGTCAGCCTTCCGGAGATTGAGCCGCGCACCTTCTCTTTTAATACCCCGCATGGAGCCTGTCCTGATTGTCAGGGGTTGGGCAGTCGCCTGGAAATTGATCCGGATTTGATTATTCCCGACCCGGAACGCTCGCTTAACGATGGCGCAATCGTGGCGCTGGAATGGAACGGCACCCGCGAAGGGGGCGGCTATTCCTGGCAGATGATTGAAGCCGTTGCGCGGCATTACCACATCAATCTGGATGCGCCGGTCAAGAACATCCCGCCCGAAAAACTGGAAAAAATTCTCTACGGCACCAAAGGCGAAGAAATTACCATTCACTTCGAGGGACGCAACGGGCGTGAATCTACCTTCAGAACGGCATTTGAAGGCGTCATCCCCAATCTGGAACGGCGTTACCGCGAGACCAATTCGGATTACATCCGTTCCAGAATTGCCGAGTTTATGACCAACCGTCCCTGTCCAACCTGTAACGGGGCGCGTTTGCGCAAGGAAGCCCTGGCGGTGACGGTAAACGGCGCGAATATTATCGAGGTGACCGACTGGCCTATTCTCAAAACCCTTGAGTGGGTGAAAGAACTGGAAGAAGGCTCTGTTTTCACGCCGCGCGAGAAAGCCATCTCTGAGCGAATTTTGAAAGAAATCCGCGCCCGTTTGGGATTTCTGGTCAATGTAGGGCTGGATTACCTTACTCTGCGGCGCAGTGCCAGCACCCTGTCCGGCGGCGAGGCGCAACGCATCCGTCTGGCAACTCAGATCGGCTCCCGCCTGACGGGAGTGCTGTACGTGCTGGATGAGCCCTCGATTGGCTTGCATCCCCGCGATAATGGGCGTTTGCTGGAAACGCTCAAGGAACTGCGCGATTTGGGCAACACCGTTCTGGTGGTGGAACATGACGAAGAGACCATCCAATCGGCGGATTGGATTGTGGATTTAGGTCCCGGCGCGGGGGAACACGGCGGTTGGGTGGTAGCCGAAGGTACGGTGGAAAACATCCTGCAAAATCCGCGTTCGCTGACGGGAGCGTATCTCTCCAAGCGCCTGCGTGTTCCTGTCCCTGAAAAACGGCGTTTGGGCAACGGCAAAAAACTACGGATTATCGGTGCGCGTGCCAATAATTTGAAAAATATTGATGTGGAAATTCCGCTGGGCAAACTGGTTTGCATTACCGGCGTATCCGGTTCGGGAAAATCTACCCTGATGGTGGATATCCTGTATAACGCGCTGGCGCGAGATTTAAATGGCGCGCACACCCAACCCGGTGAGTACGAGCGTATTGAGGGGCTGGAATTTCTTGACAAGATTATCAACATTGACCAGTCACCCATTGGGCGCACACCGCGCTCCAACCCCGGGACGTATACCGGTGTCTTTGATGAAATCCGGCTTTTGTTCGCTGAACTGCCTGAGAGTAAGATGCGCGGTTACAAGGCAGGGCGTTTTTCGTTCAACGTGCATGGCGGGCGCTGTGAAGCCTGTCAGGGGCAGGGGCAACTGCGTATTGAAATGCAGTTCCTGCCGGATATTTACGTGCCGTGCGATGTGTGTCATGGCACGCGCTTCAACCGCGAAACCCTGCAGGTGCGTTTCAAGGGACTGAACATTGCCGAAGTCCTTGACCTGACGGTGGACAGCGCCCTGGAGTTATTCTCGGCGTTCCCTTCCATTGTCAACAAACTGCGCACGCTTTCAGATGTGGGACTGGGTTATATCCGCATTGGGCAACCGGCTACCACGCTTTCAGGCGGCGAGGCTCAGCGCGTCAAACTGGCAAAAGAACTTTCCCGCCGCGCTACAGGTAAGACTCTCTATGTGCTGGATGAACCCTCGGTGGGCTTGCATGCCGCAGATGTGCATAAATTGATTGAAGTTCTCCAGCGCCTGGTGGATGCCGGCAACTCGGTGCTGATTATCGAGCATAATCTGGATATCATTAAAGTTGCAGATTACCTGATTGATCTCGGACCTGAGGGGGGCGATCGGGGGGGCGAAGTGATTGCTGTGGGGACGCCGGAAGAAGTGTGTCGCAATCCACACTCTTACACGGGGCAGTATCTGGCTCGCTATCTGGCAGAAGAACAGCAACAATTGCTCCGACTCGCCTAA
- a CDS encoding YdcF family protein, protein MFVFLSKLLAPFLYPLGMALVLLALSLFKWKNIRWRNLFTGLALFILLVSSNRWVATTLARSLEWQYLPNEPISSAPAMVVLGGGTEPAFPPRSQPEVNSAGDRVLYAAALYQQGKAPLVIVSGGNVAFRGEQSSTPASDMRHLLKMLGVPPEAILEEDQSQNTYENALYCAKLLKERHIQRVILVTSALHMPRSVKLFEKQGIEVIPAPADFAVPFQEWEDLLHAPIPAQLVALLPSSSNLQLTTNVLHEYIGILVYWMRGWL, encoded by the coding sequence ATGTTTGTCTTTCTTTCCAAACTGCTGGCGCCGTTTCTATATCCTTTAGGGATGGCGCTGGTTTTGCTTGCCCTCAGCCTGTTCAAATGGAAAAACATCCGCTGGCGCAACCTGTTTACCGGGCTGGCATTATTCATCTTGCTGGTCTCATCCAATCGATGGGTGGCAACCACGCTGGCACGTTCACTGGAATGGCAGTATCTGCCAAATGAACCTATCTCCAGCGCGCCGGCAATGGTCGTGCTGGGCGGCGGGACTGAGCCGGCCTTTCCACCACGGAGTCAGCCGGAAGTAAACTCAGCAGGAGACCGGGTGCTGTACGCCGCCGCCCTTTACCAGCAAGGGAAAGCCCCGCTGGTTATCGTCTCGGGCGGGAATGTCGCCTTCCGCGGCGAACAGTCCTCTACTCCCGCTTCGGATATGCGCCATTTGCTGAAAATGCTCGGCGTTCCCCCTGAAGCCATTCTGGAAGAAGACCAATCCCAAAACACCTACGAAAATGCCCTGTATTGCGCAAAACTGTTAAAAGAACGGCACATTCAGCGGGTGATTCTGGTGACTTCTGCCCTGCACATGCCCCGTTCGGTCAAACTCTTTGAAAAGCAGGGCATTGAGGTCATCCCTGCGCCAGCCGATTTTGCCGTGCCTTTTCAGGAATGGGAAGACCTGCTTCATGCACCTATTCCGGCTCAACTGGTGGCGCTTTTGCCTTCCAGTTCCAATCTGCAGTTGACCACCAACGTCCTGCATGAGTATATCGGCATCCTGGTATACTGGATGAGAGGCTGGCTGTAA
- a CDS encoding sortase — MARHRSIDELTVDELRQLLIEKHRRERHKRLEAYRRTGRVIMVEPAPYVSPLEGSSEPLLPEGEAPLPKRKLWIDRILLAIEVLAVIGLALILLNGMNLIRNLNQEVASALVQASPTPTPLISAVVLPSGHTPPNAPGGARFNEEEIPAHLRASVQSLANIPMPTPGPTHAIRIQIPAIKVDAPVVQGDGWEQLKKGVGQHPGTVNPGEKGNIVLSAHNDIYGEIFRDLDRLKPGDEIIISTAQQAFVYVVQQINIVEPTAVEYLASSREPIATLISCYPYMIDNQRIVVIASLQGH, encoded by the coding sequence GTGGCTCGGCATCGTTCCATTGATGAATTGACGGTTGATGAACTGCGCCAGTTGCTCATCGAGAAACACCGCAGGGAGCGCCATAAACGACTGGAAGCATACCGCCGCACCGGTCGGGTGATTATGGTGGAACCGGCGCCTTATGTCTCGCCTCTGGAAGGTTCTTCCGAGCCTTTGCTCCCAGAGGGTGAAGCCCCCCTTCCCAAACGAAAATTGTGGATTGACCGGATCCTGCTTGCCATTGAAGTCCTGGCGGTGATCGGGCTGGCATTGATTCTGCTCAACGGCATGAATCTGATCCGCAATTTGAACCAGGAAGTTGCTTCAGCACTGGTGCAAGCCTCCCCTACCCCAACCCCATTGATTTCAGCCGTAGTCTTGCCCTCAGGTCACACCCCGCCCAACGCGCCGGGCGGCGCCCGATTTAATGAAGAGGAAATTCCTGCTCATTTGCGGGCATCAGTGCAATCGCTGGCAAACATCCCCATGCCCACGCCCGGTCCAACCCATGCCATTCGCATCCAGATTCCGGCGATCAAAGTGGATGCGCCTGTAGTACAGGGAGATGGCTGGGAACAGTTAAAGAAAGGCGTCGGTCAACACCCGGGCACTGTCAATCCTGGTGAAAAAGGGAATATCGTCCTTTCTGCCCACAATGACATTTATGGAGAAATCTTCCGCGATCTGGACCGCCTTAAACCCGGTGATGAGATCATCATCTCCACTGCCCAGCAGGCATTTGTTTATGTGGTACAGCAAATCAACATTGTGGAACCAACTGCGGTAGAATATCTGGCATCCAGTCGTGAGCCTATTGCCACGCTGATTTCCTGCTACCCCTACATGATTGACAATCAGCGCATTGTAGTTATTGCATCTTTACAGGGACACTGA
- a CDS encoding glycosyltransferase, with protein MRIMLVADGRSPITRRYLKVLLDLGVQVTLVSSFPCAPVEGVEGMYTLPVAFGRFAGTQSGAGLDQPYKANQGARRAVARFRKAFLSLRYWLGPLTLPFYSAHLRRIYREVQPDVVHALRIPFEGMMASGLPENATLLVSIWGNDLTLHAQGSIWMNLLTRRVLRRVNGLTADAYRDIRLARTMGFRSSFPSAVFPGAGGIDLQAFEHLKRAGSEPRSDPIPAGVPLVINPRGFRPGSVRNDVFFEAIPLVLQRYPKVAFICPAMAGQPEAEETVRRLGIQRQVVLLPYLPQENLWELFLRATVMVSISQHDGTPNSLLEAMVAGCFPVAGDIESIREWITPGVNGLLVQPNRADQAADAILMALENADLRLRAREANRKIIEERAEVGKVKQQILSFYQQFME; from the coding sequence ATGCGCATCATGCTGGTTGCCGATGGACGCAGTCCCATTACCCGGCGTTATCTGAAAGTCTTGCTGGATTTGGGGGTTCAGGTTACTCTGGTTTCTTCTTTTCCGTGTGCTCCTGTGGAAGGCGTGGAGGGGATGTACACTTTACCAGTGGCGTTTGGGCGCTTTGCCGGCACCCAGTCGGGCGCGGGTTTGGATCAGCCTTATAAAGCCAATCAGGGAGCGCGCAGGGCAGTGGCACGTTTCCGCAAAGCCTTCCTTTCCCTGCGTTACTGGCTTGGCCCACTGACCTTGCCTTTTTATAGCGCCCATTTGCGCAGGATTTATCGCGAAGTACAGCCAGATGTGGTGCACGCCCTGCGTATTCCCTTTGAGGGCATGATGGCATCCGGATTGCCGGAAAATGCCACATTGCTGGTATCCATTTGGGGAAATGATCTGACTTTGCATGCACAGGGGTCTATTTGGATGAATCTTCTCACCCGCCGGGTGTTGCGCCGCGTCAATGGTTTGACGGCAGATGCTTATCGGGACATTCGCCTTGCCCGCACGATGGGCTTTCGTTCATCCTTCCCTTCCGCTGTTTTTCCCGGCGCAGGGGGGATTGACCTGCAAGCCTTTGAACATCTCAAACGGGCAGGGAGCGAGCCGCGCTCCGATCCCATACCGGCAGGTGTGCCGCTGGTGATCAATCCGCGGGGATTTCGCCCCGGCAGTGTGCGCAATGATGTGTTTTTTGAGGCTATCCCGCTGGTATTACAACGCTATCCCAAAGTGGCATTTATTTGTCCGGCAATGGCGGGACAACCCGAAGCCGAAGAAACCGTGCGCCGTTTGGGCATTCAGCGGCAGGTTGTCCTGCTCCCCTACCTGCCGCAGGAAAATTTGTGGGAATTGTTTCTGCGCGCTACGGTGATGGTATCCATCAGTCAGCATGACGGTACGCCCAATTCTTTACTCGAAGCCATGGTGGCAGGTTGTTTCCCCGTAGCAGGGGATATCGAGTCCATCCGTGAGTGGATTACGCCGGGGGTCAATGGCTTGCTGGTTCAGCCGAATCGCGCCGATCAGGCGGCTGATGCCATTCTGATGGCATTGGAGAACGCCGATCTTCGCCTGAGAGCGAGGGAGGCTAATCGTAAAATCATTGAAGAGCGCGCCGAGGTAGGCAAAGTCAAACAGCAGATTCTTTCGTTTTATCAACAGTTTATGGAATGA
- a CDS encoding glycosyltransferase family 4 protein, with protein sequence MSISIPYRVGIQQRVLPAYRAAFFDLLAQACEGGLSVFAGQPRPEEALGQPAVLRKAQHVQAHNLHLGSGRLYTCVQRNLFEWLGQWNPDVLIVEANPRYLSTPAAVRWMHAQHKPVIGWGLGAPPARGFWREVLRERFLRLFDALITYSHSGAEQYRRLGFPQERIFVAPNAVTPRPAEVPPEKPPSFSSGRPMVLFVGRLQARKRVDLLLRACAALPQPLRPRLIVVGEGPERGTLEALANSLYPETLFVGEKRDEELEPYWQMADLFVLPGTGGLAVQQAMAHALPVMVAEADGTQEDLVTPLNGWRLIPGDLDDLTHRLAEALSQPERLREMGRASFRIVAERVNLDEMVAVFAQAMTTVMRTGG encoded by the coding sequence ATGAGTATTTCCATTCCATACCGCGTAGGTATTCAACAGCGGGTACTGCCAGCCTATCGAGCGGCGTTTTTTGACCTGCTGGCGCAGGCTTGTGAGGGCGGGCTGAGTGTCTTTGCAGGTCAACCCCGCCCAGAAGAAGCCCTGGGGCAGCCGGCTGTATTACGCAAGGCTCAGCACGTACAGGCACACAATCTTCATCTGGGCTCGGGACGACTCTATACCTGCGTTCAGCGTAATTTGTTCGAGTGGTTGGGGCAGTGGAATCCTGATGTGCTGATTGTCGAAGCCAACCCGCGCTATTTGAGCACGCCCGCCGCAGTGCGCTGGATGCACGCTCAACATAAACCGGTCATCGGCTGGGGGTTGGGGGCTCCCCCGGCACGCGGTTTCTGGCGTGAGGTTCTCCGCGAGCGCTTCCTTCGTTTGTTCGATGCTCTGATCACGTACAGCCACAGTGGAGCAGAGCAATACCGCCGTTTGGGATTTCCACAGGAGCGGATTTTCGTTGCCCCCAATGCAGTTACACCACGACCGGCAGAAGTTCCACCGGAAAAGCCGCCGTCCTTTTCTTCGGGGCGCCCCATGGTGCTTTTCGTGGGCAGATTGCAGGCGCGCAAGCGCGTGGATTTACTCCTTCGGGCTTGTGCCGCATTGCCACAACCTTTACGTCCCCGGCTCATTGTAGTTGGCGAAGGACCGGAACGAGGCACATTGGAAGCGTTAGCAAACAGCCTCTATCCAGAAACGCTCTTTGTGGGCGAAAAGCGGGATGAGGAACTAGAACCTTACTGGCAGATGGCAGACTTGTTTGTCCTGCCCGGTACGGGTGGATTAGCTGTCCAGCAAGCCATGGCACATGCACTGCCAGTAATGGTAGCAGAGGCGGATGGTACTCAGGAAGACCTGGTTACCCCTTTGAACGGCTGGCGGTTGATCCCCGGCGATTTGGACGACTTAACCCATCGTCTTGCTGAAGCCCTGTCCCAGCCAGAGCGCCTGCGGGAGATGGGAAGGGCTTCCTTTCGAATTGTTGCTGAGCGAGTTAATCTGGATGAAATGGTGGCGGTCTTTGCTCAAGCCATGACCACGGTTATGCGTACGGGAGGATGA